A genomic window from Labrys wisconsinensis includes:
- a CDS encoding GNAT family N-acetyltransferase: MALCVPEPLTAAHDVSAFGCGKPSLDHWLKTRALSNQEKGFTAVLVVHDAGSVVGFYGLAPTAVVPSVLPRSIRTGQPPDPVPCLLLGQLATDLGWTGRGVGTGLLKHALERCVHAATLVGGRALMVNAVDAEAAGFWQRRGFLPSKDDPLVLFRSIAAIAASIAEARR; encoded by the coding sequence TTGGCCCTCTGCGTACCCGAACCGCTGACCGCGGCCCATGATGTCTCCGCGTTCGGCTGCGGCAAGCCGAGCCTCGATCATTGGCTCAAGACCCGGGCGCTCTCCAACCAGGAGAAGGGCTTCACCGCGGTGCTCGTCGTTCACGATGCCGGCAGCGTCGTCGGCTTCTATGGTCTTGCGCCGACCGCCGTCGTTCCATCCGTCCTGCCCCGGTCCATCCGCACCGGCCAGCCCCCCGATCCCGTGCCCTGCCTCCTCCTCGGCCAGCTCGCCACCGATCTCGGCTGGACGGGGCGGGGCGTCGGCACCGGCCTGCTGAAGCACGCGCTCGAGCGCTGCGTCCACGCCGCCACGCTCGTCGGCGGCCGCGCCCTGATGGTCAATGCCGTCGACGCAGAGGCCGCGGGATTCTGGCAGCGGCGCGGCTTCCTGCCGTCGAAGGACGACCCGCTCGTCCTGTTCCGCTCGATCGCAGCGATTGCCGCCTCGATCGCCGAAGCCAGGCGCTGA
- a CDS encoding ABC transporter ATP-binding protein, whose protein sequence is MGSITLKGVRKSFGAVDIIKGIDLAIEDKSFVVFVGPSGCGKSTLLRLIAGLEDMTSGAITIDGADVSGLPPARRGLSMVFQSYALYPHMSVRSNIGFGLKMANMPKDRIAEKVDAAAAKLNLTPYLDRRPGQLSGGQRQRVAIGRAIVREPKAFLFDEPLSNLDAALRVQMRLEIASLQKTLGTTAIYVTHDQVEAMTMADKIVVLSAGTVEQYGSPLELYERPANLFVAGFIGSPKMNFVDQPAVAGQYGAATIGVRPEHITVSRDGADGWPGKIAIAEHLGSDTFFYVDSEVGRITVRASGELGFRMGDAIRLIPDPARIHRFDAAGKAIRA, encoded by the coding sequence ATGGGCAGCATCACTCTCAAGGGCGTGCGCAAGTCCTTCGGCGCCGTCGACATCATCAAGGGCATCGATCTGGCCATCGAGGACAAGTCCTTCGTGGTGTTCGTCGGTCCCTCCGGCTGCGGCAAGTCCACCCTGCTGCGGCTGATCGCCGGCCTGGAGGACATGACCTCGGGCGCCATCACCATCGACGGCGCCGATGTCAGCGGCCTGCCGCCGGCCAGGCGGGGCCTGTCCATGGTGTTCCAGTCCTACGCGCTCTATCCCCACATGAGCGTGCGCTCGAACATCGGCTTCGGCCTGAAGATGGCCAACATGCCCAAGGACAGGATCGCCGAGAAGGTCGACGCCGCCGCGGCCAAGCTCAACCTCACCCCCTATCTCGACCGGCGGCCGGGCCAGCTCTCCGGCGGCCAGCGCCAGCGCGTCGCCATCGGCCGGGCCATCGTGCGCGAGCCCAAGGCCTTCCTGTTCGACGAGCCGCTCTCCAACCTCGACGCGGCGCTGCGCGTGCAGATGCGCCTGGAGATCGCCAGCCTGCAGAAGACGCTCGGCACCACGGCTATCTACGTCACCCACGATCAGGTCGAGGCCATGACCATGGCCGACAAGATCGTCGTGCTCAGCGCCGGCACGGTGGAGCAGTACGGCTCGCCGCTCGAGCTCTACGAGCGGCCGGCCAACCTGTTCGTCGCCGGCTTCATCGGCTCGCCCAAGATGAACTTCGTCGACCAGCCGGCCGTCGCCGGCCAGTACGGCGCCGCCACCATCGGCGTGCGCCCCGAGCACATCACGGTGAGCCGCGACGGCGCCGACGGCTGGCCCGGCAAGATCGCCATCGCCGAGCACCTGGGCAGCGACACCTTCTTCTATGTCGACAGCGAGGTCGGCCGCATCACGGTGCGCGCCAGCGGCGAGCTCGGCTTCAGGATGGGCGATGCCATCCGCCTCATCCCCGATCCCGCCCGCATCCATCGCTTCGACGCGGCCGGCAAGGCGATCCGCGCCTGA
- a CDS encoding SDR family NAD(P)-dependent oxidoreductase, with product MYLDKFRLDGRVALVTGGGRGIGAACVEALAEAGAKLVIADFDAKVAEEGRDGLRKKGLDAEIALMDVTKPAQVTEVADAVVARHGKIDVLVNNAGIARSETPAETVTDEHWLNVIDVNLNGVFWCCRAFGKHMLEKKSGSIVNIGSMSGFIVNKPQEQSYYNASKAGVHHLTKSLAAEWGARGVRVNAVAPTYINTPLTAFAKSNKAMYDVWMDYTPMGRMGEVDEIASVVLFLASDAASLLTGSIVLADGGYTCW from the coding sequence ATGTATCTCGACAAGTTCCGGCTCGACGGCCGCGTCGCCCTGGTGACCGGCGGCGGCCGCGGCATCGGCGCGGCCTGTGTCGAGGCTCTCGCCGAGGCCGGCGCCAAGCTCGTCATCGCCGACTTCGACGCCAAGGTGGCCGAGGAGGGCCGGGACGGCCTGCGCAAGAAGGGCCTGGACGCCGAGATCGCGCTGATGGACGTGACCAAGCCGGCCCAGGTGACCGAGGTGGCCGATGCCGTCGTCGCCAGGCACGGCAAGATCGACGTGCTCGTCAACAATGCCGGCATCGCCCGCTCCGAGACCCCGGCCGAGACCGTCACCGACGAGCACTGGCTCAACGTCATCGACGTCAACCTCAACGGCGTGTTCTGGTGCTGCCGCGCCTTCGGCAAGCACATGCTCGAGAAGAAGTCCGGCTCGATCGTCAATATCGGCTCGATGTCCGGCTTCATCGTCAACAAGCCGCAGGAGCAGAGCTACTACAACGCCTCCAAGGCCGGCGTGCACCACCTGACCAAGTCGCTGGCGGCCGAATGGGGCGCGCGCGGCGTGCGCGTCAACGCCGTGGCGCCGACCTACATCAACACGCCGCTGACCGCCTTCGCCAAGTCCAACAAGGCGATGTACGACGTCTGGATGGACTATACGCCGATGGGCCGCATGGGCGAGGTCGACGAGATCGCCTCGGTCGTGCTGTTCCTCGCCTCCGACGCCGCCAGCCTGCTCACCGGCTCGATCGTGCTGGCGGACGGCGGCTATACCTGCTGGTGA
- a CDS encoding carbohydrate ABC transporter permease codes for MARAISPARRAITTAAAWIVALIIAFPIIWMVETSFKTELEAFSLPPKFLFFQWTTENYGIVQQRSDYFHHAWNSLVIAGGSVLLALAIAIPAAWSMAFAPTERTRGTLLWMLSTKMMPPVGVMVPVYLFFRDWGLLDTQIGLIGLLCLGNLPIVVWMLFTYFKEIPKDILEAARMDGATIGKELFYVLTPMAVPGIASTLLLNFILAWNEAFWTLALTTSKAAPLTVFIASYSSPEGLFWAKLSAASTLAIAPILVLGWFSQKQLVRGLTFGAVK; via the coding sequence ATGGCCCGCGCAATCAGCCCCGCCCGCAGGGCGATCACCACGGCAGCCGCCTGGATCGTCGCTCTGATCATCGCCTTCCCGATCATCTGGATGGTGGAGACCAGCTTCAAGACCGAGCTGGAAGCCTTCTCGCTGCCGCCGAAGTTCCTGTTCTTCCAGTGGACGACGGAGAATTACGGCATCGTCCAGCAGCGCAGCGACTATTTCCACCATGCCTGGAACTCGCTGGTCATCGCCGGCGGCTCGGTGCTGCTCGCGCTCGCCATCGCCATCCCCGCGGCCTGGTCGATGGCCTTCGCGCCGACCGAGCGCACCCGCGGCACGCTTTTGTGGATGCTCTCCACCAAGATGATGCCGCCGGTCGGCGTGATGGTGCCGGTCTACCTGTTCTTCCGCGACTGGGGCCTGCTCGACACCCAGATCGGCCTGATCGGCCTGCTCTGCCTCGGCAACCTGCCGATCGTGGTGTGGATGCTGTTCACCTATTTCAAGGAGATCCCCAAGGACATCCTCGAAGCCGCGCGCATGGACGGCGCCACCATCGGCAAGGAGCTCTTCTACGTGCTGACGCCGATGGCGGTGCCGGGCATCGCCTCGACCCTGCTCCTCAACTTCATCCTGGCCTGGAACGAGGCCTTCTGGACGCTGGCGCTCACCACCTCCAAGGCGGCGCCGCTCACCGTGTTCATCGCCTCCTATTCCAGCCCCGAGGGCCTGTTCTGGGCCAAGCTCTCGGCCGCCTCCACCCTCGCCATCGCGCCGATCCTGGTCCTCGGCTGGTTCAGCCAGAAGCAGCTCGTGCGCGGCCTCACCTTCGGCGCCGTCAAGTAA
- a CDS encoding type II toxin-antitoxin system TacA family antitoxin gives MAANAERKEYPISMRLPEADIAIIDRAAGLRGRSRTEFVREAAVRAAEDVLMENRPIRMGAEAFAHFMAALSGPAEPIPELVELARRPAPWEPGYVAKR, from the coding sequence ATGGCCGCCAACGCCGAACGCAAGGAATACCCGATCTCGATGCGTCTTCCGGAGGCGGACATCGCGATCATCGACCGCGCTGCCGGCCTGCGCGGACGATCGCGCACGGAGTTCGTGCGCGAGGCGGCCGTTCGGGCCGCCGAGGATGTCCTGATGGAAAACCGGCCCATCCGCATGGGCGCCGAGGCATTCGCGCACTTCATGGCCGCGCTCTCCGGGCCGGCGGAGCCGATCCCCGAACTGGTCGAGCTCGCCAGGCGTCCCGCCCCATGGGAGCCGGGCTACGTCGCAAAGCGCTGA
- a CDS encoding GGDEF domain-containing protein: MRSSLKLDGRRENAALIRTPQMPFRTETVRDGVYVELVRSLYTTLIPTTIMSIGYVLSFAVMGHASGSGLLELFALIGVFSGIARVLVLVIGSAEAGDPALDVGRAGILERRFAIAYYQFAVLLGASTACLFMVDAPRFHMLATCLLVGYGAGVAAGVGLRPRIAIPSMVMAIAPSIIVAASRWDAIYWITAAMTAALLAGGCQSLLGRYRVTSAEVGRRLTFEALARRDVLTTLPNRLALREWFESHVAVGAGHELLAVHCLDLDGFKPVNDVFGHPVGDALLKAVAMRLTQCLRPHDIAARLGGDEFAVVQRDLRSIDEADHLARRLRAVIAEPFSLHGHEIRISTSIGYAVCRRASADLDELTSLADQALYRAKNRGGGVEHSDMLVAMPVRLAAEG; this comes from the coding sequence ATGAGGTCGTCGCTCAAGCTGGACGGGCGACGAGAAAACGCCGCGCTCATCCGGACCCCCCAGATGCCATTTCGAACGGAGACGGTGCGCGATGGGGTCTATGTCGAGCTGGTGCGCAGCCTCTACACGACACTGATCCCGACAACGATCATGTCGATCGGGTATGTCCTGTCGTTCGCCGTCATGGGGCACGCGTCCGGCAGTGGCCTGCTCGAGCTTTTCGCGCTCATCGGTGTGTTCTCGGGCATTGCGCGCGTCCTCGTCCTGGTGATCGGTTCGGCGGAAGCCGGCGATCCCGCCCTCGATGTCGGCCGCGCCGGCATCCTCGAGCGCCGCTTCGCGATCGCCTATTATCAATTCGCCGTCCTGCTCGGGGCTTCGACCGCCTGTCTCTTCATGGTCGATGCGCCACGCTTCCACATGCTGGCCACCTGCCTTCTCGTCGGCTACGGCGCCGGTGTCGCAGCCGGCGTGGGGTTGCGGCCACGGATCGCGATACCGAGCATGGTCATGGCGATCGCGCCGTCGATCATCGTGGCCGCCTCGCGCTGGGACGCGATCTACTGGATCACCGCAGCGATGACGGCGGCCCTTCTCGCGGGCGGCTGCCAGAGCCTTCTCGGACGATATCGCGTCACCAGCGCCGAGGTCGGCAGACGCCTCACCTTCGAAGCGTTGGCCCGGCGCGATGTCCTCACGACGCTGCCGAATCGGCTCGCGCTCCGGGAATGGTTCGAGAGCCATGTCGCCGTCGGCGCCGGGCACGAGCTCCTTGCCGTCCACTGCCTCGATCTCGACGGTTTCAAGCCGGTGAACGATGTCTTCGGCCATCCCGTCGGTGACGCTCTGCTGAAGGCGGTCGCGATGCGGCTGACGCAATGTCTGCGACCCCACGACATCGCGGCCCGGCTCGGCGGCGACGAGTTCGCCGTCGTCCAGCGGGACCTGCGCAGCATCGACGAGGCCGACCACCTGGCGCGCCGGCTCCGCGCCGTGATCGCCGAGCCGTTCTCCCTTCACGGTCACGAAATCCGGATCTCGACCAGCATCGGCTACGCGGTCTGCCGGCGCGCCTCGGCCGATCTGGACGAGCTCACGTCGCTTGCCGACCAGGCGCTGTACAGGGCCAAGAACAGAGGCGGCGGCGTCGAGCACAGCGATATGCTGGTGGCGATGCCCGTCAGGCTCGCCGCGGAGGGATGA